Proteins from a genomic interval of Xylocopa sonorina isolate GNS202 chromosome 6, iyXylSono1_principal, whole genome shotgun sequence:
- the Rpiiic53 gene encoding RNA polymerase III subunit C53, producing MASDKSGNTSNQLTPNVKIKVEPGTSVPLKSIKIEPGLSTSTTRLTSFRLPRDLTLGGTIKTEKPKKIYTPNLNAQRTKKKEETAQNDSTKPTRGRDRGRGRGNTDRGRDRGRGRGSSNLIQSSGIWSTGITSTPGKRSSGGFRDSDRSSSQMSLEKPKLDLTRSVDKAEEEEKVKLLLRDDFIDDGEPLNFDNCPVVLPMVKGAKLYKEEVKVKVEVEAEEEEEIDRKPIILENGEVLPPKKECKVKIPKPDLDSVAELDSIPKIIENKSNSYILIQFPDCLPGLVGSAEDTKPSRSNATNYEKESENKLQTEFCTLNDLKSGILGKLQILKSGKARLVLGENNLIVDVGSHLSFRQDLIAAKVNTESLNGDLINLGPVSSTLICSPDWESMLAKL from the exons ATGGCTTCAGACAAGTCTGGTAATACAAGCAATCAGCTGACACCAAACGTTAAAATAAAAGTAGAACCTGGTACATCTGTACCTTTAAAAAGTATTAAAATAGAGCCAGGTTTATCAACTTCAACAACTAGATTAACTTCCTTTCGTTTGCCAAGAGATTTAACGTTAGGAGGAACCATTAAGACTGAGAAGCCCAAGAAGATATACACACCAAATCTGAATGCTCAGAGAACGAAGAAAAAAGA AGAGACAGCACAAAATGATTCTACAAAACCAACTAGAGGTAGAGATAGAGGACGTGGAAGAGGCAATACGGACAGAGGACGAGATAGAGGACGTGGAAGAGGATCCAGCAACTTAATTCAA TCTAGTGGAATCTGGTCTACTGGAATAACGAGTACACCAGGGAAACGCAGTAGTGGAGGTTTCAGAGACAGTGATAGAAGCTCGTCTCAAATGTCCTTAGAAAAACCAAAATTGGATTTAACCCGTAGTGTTGATAAagctgaagaagaagaaaaagtgaAATTGTTATTAAGAGATGATTTCATTGATGATGGAGAACCCTTAAATTTTGATAATTGTCCTGTTGTATTGCCAATGGTCAAAGGAG CAAAGCTATACAAAGAGGAAGTTAAAGTAAAAGTTGAAGTTGAAgctgaagaagaggaggagataGATAGAAAACCCATTATTTTGGAAAATggagaag TGCTACCACcaaaaaaggaatgtaaagttAAGATACCTAAACCTGATTTAGACTCTGTGGCTGAATTGGATAGCATTCctaaaattattgaaaataaGTCAAACTCTTACATTTTAATACAG TTTCCAGATTGTTTGCCGGGTTTAGTAGGTAGTGCGGAGGATACGAAACCGAGTCGTTCAAATGCGACAAATTACGAAAAAGAAAGTGAAAATAAACTTCAAACAGAATTTTGTACTTTAAACGATTTAAAGTCTGGTATTCTGGGCAAGTTACAGATCTTGAAATCGGGTAAAGCACGCTTAGTATTGGGTGAAAACAATTTAATTGTTGATGTCGGATCGCACCTTAGCTTTCGGCAA GATCTTATTGCAGCGAAAGTGAATACCGAAAGTTTAAACGGTGATCTAATTAATTTAGGGCCAGTGAGTAGTACGCTTATATGTTCGCCTGATTGGGAGTCGATGCTGGCGAAATTGTAA